The Rhizobium sp. WSM4643 genome contains the following window.
GACGGGCGAAGGTTCATCCGAGCTTCCCGCCCACGAAGCGCCAAGGCTGAGCGCGAAGCGTTGCGCTGCCTCATCGCCGGTGCGTGAGAAAGCATAGACCTGACGGCCCTGCCAGCGGCATATTTGCGCGATGATATGGGCGGCTGCACCGAATCCGTAAAGCCCGATCCGGGCACCGTCACCAGCCTTTTTCAGCGAACGCCAGCCAATGAGACCCGCGCATAGCAGCGGCGCAAGAGCGACCGGATCGGCCTCGCCGTCAAGTGCAAATGCATAATCTGCGTCGGCAACCACATGGGTGGCAAAACCTCCGTCGCGCGTATATCCGGTAAATTGCGGCTGGTCGCAGAGATTTTCATCTCCGGTGCGGCAGAACGAGCAGCAGCCGCATGTGTGGCCGAGCCAGGGCACACCAACCCTTTGCCCTATGCGTGATGGCGCGACACCTTCCCCAACGGCCTCGACGATGCCGACGATCTCATGGCCGGGAACGAGTGGAAGCTTCGGGTTCGGAAGGTCGCCGTCA
Protein-coding sequences here:
- a CDS encoding zinc-dependent alcohol dehydrogenase family protein, encoding MQAMILERIATPLRLVERANPVPGTGQLTLRIEACAVCRTDLHVCDGDLPNPKLPLVPGHEIVGIVEAVGEGVAPSRIGQRVGVPWLGHTCGCCSFCRTGDENLCDQPQFTGYTRDGGFATHVVADADYAFALDGEADPVALAPLLCAGLIGWRSLKKAGDGARIGLYGFGAAAHIIAQICRWQGRQVYAFSRTGDEAAQRFALSLGASWAGSSDEPSPVMLDAAIIFAPVGELVPAALKAVRKGGRVVCGGIHMSDLPAMPYALIWGERSVVSVANLTRKDAEEFFPIARQAGIRTHTIVYPLTEANRALDDLRAGRLSGAAVLKP